The sequence tatattaatttgtaataatatttatcaaaaataaatgaatattttgattatttatatattttaatcttataaatatgactactttgttatattttaaatcaataaaagtatTAGTGAAGTACCTACTATTTGTTATTGTGCGATAGGCTTATGTTTGACCGCAATCAAGTAAAGTAAGCGTTGATTTGATGTGAGATCAAACGTACTTACCTTTCAACATCggtaatataaattacagtttCGAAACATTCTTAAGCTATATGAAGCTGTGTAAGTCTATGTTGAATAAGATATGTTTTGAATGGTCAATACACGTACTTATATCCTTATATGAAGGTGTTACCATTTTTATATGGAGATAATAACATTCGGTAGATTAATTGTCTTCGTCTAGGGTCCAGTAAcatgtatctttttttattttgacattagatAGTACGTCGCAACTTAGATGTAGAGATATAACCGTTTACATCGTGTGTATTAGTGCGTATTTAAAAtcatcaatctttatttatttcttatgttaaaatgatctttacgcaaacgtaataatttgtaatgtcagATAACCAAATACATTCGCAAAATTGACgatgaaatgttttttctttaattttcgatactacatttaaattgtgtcgtactatacctaccgaaatttttatttttgttcacgAGGTAAACACTATTATTAGCCTAGTAGTTTTCGTTCTTATTGAAAATGTTTCTTGGTACAATTTCCAAGAAACATTTTCAATAAGAAATAAGAGTACCTAATTCCTAACCAGCTTCTTAAACatcatataatagaaaatagaaTAATGTGCGAGTAAGtactcttttaaattttaaatatttttataaatatttaattaattcacacCTGAAGACCCTCGTCTTATAAACGAATCGAATTCGGTGGAAACTAGTttagataaatgaaaaatgCTGTTGCATAACAGATTTACATTCAAGTTTTCTTgctaaaaaaatcttgaaatttgattaaaaatataaaaaatttgtaaaaatgtcGTTTGTTAACGaagtcttatatttatatatgtatgtatgaaaccGACCTGTGGTGCCTCCACCTGGAGGATCACTTGATATTACGCCTGGGAATCTTAAACAGCGGAAGTCCAATCCGAACTTATGGTAGTAATATTCGCCTAACAATTCCGCGTGTACTTTGGAAACACCATAAATAGTTCTCGGCCTTTGTACTGTTATATTTGGAGTAGGATTCCTCGGCGAATCAGGTCCAAATGCGCCAATGGTACTCGGAACAAATATACGAAGCCCGTACTGCTTTGCAAGTTCAATAACATTATGCATTCCTTCTATATTCACTCTTACTGCTAACGGTACATTTTGTTCACCGATTGCACTAAGGAGTGCTGAAAAATGTATAAGCCAATCAACTCTGTGATCAACGACTATCTTCTGAAGACCTTTAAAATCTAGTATGTCGGCAAAGATGTATGGTCCATCGTTAAAAACCTCATTGGTTGGCTTGATAATGTCGGACAGTATAACGTTTTCTTTGCCATATTTTCCTCTTAAATGTTTTGCGCACTCGACTCCAAGTTGACCTAGACCCCCTGTAAAATGAATTGTCATTAGgttatatatgtagattttgGTCACtaaattgaacaaaaataatttctaattatctACTTTAGTACCGAaatcttaaaaatgtatttgttgaaAGGAGATCTTGCTcgcgtatattaaaaaaaaacgattttgaaGAAGAATAAGAAAAAGTTTTTGTACAACATGCAACGAAGGTACGTAGTACGAAATGAATGTTCGAAGatttttttctactatttttCTATTGATAGCACTGAAGCATGTATCcacaaaaaaaaagcattgGCTAAATAATCTGTGTCCTGTTCGCATAACTAAACATTAAatagccattaaactaagaattgaattgaattgaaaatcgCTTGACAAACAGAGGAGAAGAAGATACTGATACAAAactgttttgtctttatttgtttatataaagatattgtgcTATCGGTGTAGGATCTACTATTATAATCTAAGATCTTAATTAGCACGTGTAAGTAATATCGAGAagaaaaacatacataatattattctcgttttatagttatttttagaacggcgaaatgtt comes from Vanessa atalanta chromosome 3, ilVanAtal1.2, whole genome shotgun sequence and encodes:
- the LOC125077392 gene encoding L-threonine 3-dehydrogenase, mitochondrial, with product MTLLRKACCAFAINARRYSSNVQNKKPPKILITGGLGQLGVECAKHLRGKYGKENVILSDIIKPTNEVFNDGPYIFADILDFKGLQKIVVDHRVDWLIHFSALLSAIGEQNVPLAVRVNIEGMHNVIELAKQYGLRIFVPSTIGAFGPDSPRNPTPNITVQRPRTIYGVSKVHAELLGEYYYHKFGLDFRCLRFPGVISSDPPGGGTTDYAIAIFHDVLRKGHYECYLKPDTRLPMMHVKDALRALSEFLEAPSNTLNRRVYNVTSMSFTPEELTDKMIKHIPDFTITYKPDSRQDIADSWPQVFDDSEARRDWNWKPTVNLDDLVSLMIKEVKEKIVANGF